Part of the Lotus japonicus ecotype B-129 chromosome 6, LjGifu_v1.2 genome, TTGCATGTGCTCTTGGAATTGAATAGAGGGCTCTGATTACGCTTCAACATTCCATTATTTTTCCACACTGAGCCCACTAATTGTTTCACTTTCTTTCTAGAGCTTACAACGCACTTGGAATTTCTCAGTTGACGCATATACTCAAGTCCTTGTTTTCTCAACTCTTTATGTTTAGAGCATAATAAAATCATACCACACACATATTTTGCTTCCTTGTGGCCCTTTTGAGCAGCTACCTTCAACATCTCAAGACCATCAATTTTTCCATTTGGATAATCAAAATATTCTCTCAATCCTTCTCTGTACAAGCTCTCAATGTTTCCACATTTCCTGCAGCGTTTCAAGAATGATGATACTTCGTCATTAGGAAGCCATTGGATTAGCAGGAATGTGTCCAATGAAACTCGTTGCCAAACATAGCTATCCTCACTAGCATCAAGAAAACCTTTACAACATCTTTTGATGTTTTGAAGATCGATGAGTGAGTGTGAGGCCACCTTTGCAACCACCTCTACTAACAAGTCTCTTAGAAGTATTTTTATAGTCGAGGTGGAATGGGAACCTTTACGAGTGCTTCGTCTCTTGTGCCTTGCCCACTTCACTAATATTGAATAAGTCATGGTTGAACAAGATACTGAATTTGAGattcaaattgagagaaaaaatGTGAGTTTAATTAGATCGTTTATGAGTTCAAGGTTTGTAATTTATTGGATACTTTGATGTAAGGGGTGGCTACATGCTTTTTGAGATGAAAGTTCTTATCTATCCCATATTATAATGAAATCTCTTTTACTTTAACACATAATTATATACAAGAATTATATAGGTGTAAGCAAGAaaaaataaaggcttaattgcacttttgatcccccaagtattgccttcctgcgaaaatcgtccccaaacttcaaaattagcaaaaaatgtccTCCAAGtatacatgtcgttgcacttttggtctgtcgtttgccttccgtgagaaaactaacgtgagaatTTGATGTGACTCCCTCATGCGTGTgtcacgtgactttcttcagagagcttgatgactggacaagtcacctgcttctcacgtgactctaaaaggCTCCAACAATCATCTCTCTCCTCCATCGTATTCTTCACCATGGAACCCTTAAAAGAGGGGTttttagagtcacgtgagaagcatgtgacttgtccagtcatcaagctctctaAAGAAAGTCATGTGAGACACGCGTGAaggagccacatcagcttctcacgttagttttctcacggaaggcaaacgacaacccaaaagtgcaacgacatCTATAACTAACTAAAGTTAGAGGGTTTTTGGTACTGTTCATAAGAGGAAACCCCCAAGAGCCGGGTCAAGGGTCGGGTCTTGGAGCGGTTTTTCCGGAGCCTATTCAGAGATCCGAAACAGGTAGCTACCAGGTACGACCTATCTTATCTGCAGATTTCTGCAATCTTCCCCTCTACTGATCCTCTCTCTGCAACAAATCTCCTAGGGTTGATCTGGTCATAGAATTTGTACCCTAATTACCCCTCTCATTGAGGTTGAATATCTGAAATTGGTTGATGATGGTTGCTATAAAAATTGGTTTGAGTTTCATTCACTGGCACGTTTGGATCAATCTAATTCCCTTTGCTTacaacaccaccaccatgaCCAAAGAATCTCCACTCAACCTTTTCTCAAATGCATCCAAAATTTCTCCAAATTGCATAGATGCATAGCCATAGATTTTTCTCTCTCTACCAAATCATCTTCCCGATTCAAGCTTCAGAGAGGGAATCAGGAAGATGACTAACCAAAACCGCTTCCTGATTTTATTCCGGATCATCGTAGGCCCTGATGCTTTTGATTAACCTGGCGGCGGCGGCGAGAAGAGGAACGAAGTTGAGTGGTTAAAGCACCTCAGCCGTTTTTCTTCAATGTTATGTGGCTGATTCTCTGTCTCTTTCACAGGTTACAATTAGTTCTCACAATGTTTCATTCTAATTAAGATTGTGAACACAACATGTTTGATAGTTTGCTTTACTGAAATTCAATTTGTCAActatgttttttttcctttcaggATCAGATCGTGTTTTCATTCACCACTCTTCACTCAAAATGAGCAGCTCAAGGGAAAACTCGCTAGATTGGTTGTGTTCTTTTCTAAAACATATGGAAACATAAGGTATGCTGCCTTGAACTATGTTAGCTGGTTGTTTGATATCCTCAATCTATTGTTTCACAGTTGGGCTTTTGTTCATGCTACTATAATTACTCATCAAGAGTGATAATGTCATGTTTGGGTTTTTGCTGGAAACGTTGTGTGCATTGGCCATGCAAATTGATTTCTATCACATACAGATGCATGCTTTACACATCATAAACTCTTAATGAGTAATTGTTTTGTATTTATTATTACTTTGGCAGTGACTTAATCTCAAATAAATCTAATGATATTTatactctttcaaaaaaaaaaggatggcTAGAGTGTGCTGGTTTGGAAAGCTTACTGCTTCATATCATGTGCTTCTTTTTGCTGGTGAGTGGTGATGGTGTCAAAGTAGATGAGGAGATGTCAAAGTTACTTCCTtctcaaaaaaagaaaatgagacaAAAACAAAGAAAGGCAGAAGCAAGAGCTAAGAAAGTATTGTACTCATTTCTATAACTTCGTTTGAACTTGGTGCAGGAAGGGCATTCATTCATcctattgttttattttgttttcaggGGGCACAGGAAAAGAATGAAGAGTTAAGTTTCAGTGAGGTATCCAAGTCTAGAAAACAGCATGTAAAACCTGTGAATCCTGATCCACATGGGGAGAAGTTATTGCAGGTTGAATTTTAGTGCCTTCAACTTCAGTAACCATTGTGATTCTATTTAGCCtgtgttttatattttataatttaatggaTAAAATAGAAGTTTTCTCCTTGATTCTTACTACCAGTTACCATTATGGTCATTTTCACCAATCACCATGCATATTGACATTTTAGATCTTGGTAGAAAACTCTAAATATTTAAGATAATCAAAGAGTGTCATATTTGAGTTAGAGATAGAGAATATGGGTCTTTAAAAGTGATAGGATTTAGAAATGCACAAAAGGTTCTGTTTGCCAGAAGGAACGCTTCACAGAACAAGGGGATTCTTTGACATTTCAATCAGAGGTAAGTAAGGCAATTGGTGATGTTTTCACTCAAGTTATATGCGTACCCTTAATAAGTTCAtatactttttttctttctggtgCTACCTGAGTTCAGTTACTCAGTCAAGGTCTAAGGTGTGTTTAATCCATTTGCATCAATGTAATTGAACATTCAACCTACTTCAAGAAAAAAACTGGACTGGAAGTTCATTCATGCTGCACTTAATTAGTATCGCAACACATAACTCGGAAAGGTAAAATCTTACGGACTGAGTCATAAAGCTAAAACCTTATCTTTCTCATATTAATTTAAGGTGGATCGGGTATATCTTGGTTCATACAATGTGGTAGCTGTCTTAGATCATGAAAGGAAGCGAACATTTATGATAAGATAGGAAGGACTTCTTGGTAAAGTTCTCTATAGGCAACACTTGCAACTCAAATCAAGTACTATAATTAGTAAAACTAACCATCCAAATTAACTTTGGTGTTTCATAGTTGTTTGGAATCCGCGGGAGAAAAAATCCAAGTTGGTGGTGAATTTAGGGGATGAAGAGTAGAAGCAGATGCTATGTGTGAATGGTGCTGCAGTTTGAAAACCAATCACCTTAAAGCCAGGAGAAGAATGGAAAGGTCGCTTGGAACTCTCTGTTGTTCCTTCTACTTGATCTCAAAGTGACTTTTATACTAACACATATGGAAGTCCTTCCTTTCTTATCTTAAAAGCCACTGTGCAAGCATTGTTTTTGAGTAACTGACTAAGTGGTATTTGTTTGTGCAAATCCTGTAACCTATATAGAAGTCATGAATgagcattttttttattagccATGAATGAGCATGTAAATGAAAGAGGGACCACATATCTAAGATGGTTGACTGTGGATTTAAATATTCCTAAAATGTTCAAGATCAGAAGCTTCTACATTATAAATGTGTAAGTAATGTacatgaaattattttcaaGGGTGATTCTATATAGGTTATGGGATATAGGATACATTTTGAAACAGTTGTGAGTTATGTTACTATTTGACTTCCTATACATTGGTGAGTGattcttttttacttttaatataTACATATTGTGTTCTCTTTTTAAGGAATGTTTCCTATACTCACTTCCATCTATGGGATTTTACTTAGTCTTAATAGATTTCATCCTATATGTCACTGTATGTGGTGTTAAATTGGCTGAGAGCTTCCGGGAAGGTTTCTTTTGGGACACAATTGCTCTTGATGAGAATGTGTTGGTGTAAATATCAATTGTCACTTAACTTTTTTTAATGAAAGTATCTAGGTAATATTTAGCATGTTAATAGAACATAAAAGACAGAATTCTATAAGTAAATTCTTATGTTTAAATTACTTCAGTTTCATTCTTGAAATGTATGTTGTATGTCTACTTAGGTTACTTACCATTTGTATCATTGATGTTCTCCTCTATGTGTAGGTGTAGCTGGAGTTTGAACACCAGTTTGACCCTTATATAACCTATCTATTTTTGGGAGCCTCAGAGTCAATGGACCCAACTTCTATGTTTCTGCTAAGAATTATGCAGATATTCTCTTTGGCAAACAAGATTACAATTCAAGGTATAATATAAACATATTGTTTATTATCTTATTAagccttttcacttttcaataTTTGATGTCGTTTCATTTTAGCATACACTTGGATTTGGCACTATGTGCTCCTGCTCTGTTATTCATTTATTGTTACTTTGAGGACATATTTTCCTCTTTATTCTTGTGGCATCACACACACACATGGAGGGAAAACCCTCTTTCTGCAGGTATTTATTTCAGTTCATATGTTGCAGATAAATTTTTTTCATCAAGTGAGATCCATGAGTACTCCTGTGTCTGAAAGCAAGAAACTGATATGGAGTGTTTTAGAAGCTGAGCGCTCAACTATTAGGTACCTAATGCTGTTGTTTTTAccctttctctatttttttaggTATCTAGgattctttttttcattttatggtTATGATAGAATTTTAACTTCAtttgtttatttcttttatttcagTCAGCTGCATGAGAAAACTCTGTTTGAGGCAAACAACTCTTTCCTTGAAAAACATAAAGGTCAGTGAACCTATCTTCAACTTCAAAACACATATTTCAAACTTCTTTATAAAGAattcttattttgtttcttcATTGTTTGCAGATTCTTTGCAGaattgtttcttcattattttgtTTCTTCTCTAGAGACAGAAAAGATTGCAGAAAGGCTAACCCGTTTATTGAATGAATCAGATTTAGAGTGAGATTATTGTATAGGTTGAAATGCAGTGAATGCTTGAAGTTTAGAAAATTTGTGCACTTTTTAATGTTCATGAATAATGGCGAATCTATCCAGAAGCACCTCtaaaaaaccctccaaaaggcACTGCAAACCTATTCAATTCAAGACACACATACCATATAAACTAATTCAAATTACGTGATTTCATTTTAATGCATTTAAACTTTTGTAAGCCTCACAATCTTTGgtgttttttttcattttcatatagCACCTATATTAAACTGATATTATCTACAAAGATGTAACAACTTCATTATTAATAGGATAGAGGCCGTAGTTTTGTGTGAAATACACAATTTGTATTTCTTAATATTTGTTCCTCTTACCCATGTAAACGAGAAGTGTCTACCTTAATTATCATACGAATTTTACTATGAATTTTAATGGTTTAATTATATCacaacaaacacacacacacatatatatatatatatatatatatatatatatatattaacatATACACAAATGATTTCATTATATTTTATCCATACAAATTATTGATAAAATCGAACATTCAGTTAGCAAAATGATAATAAATAATGAACCGTTGTTGGATTAAATTAATCGCAATTGTTTCAATAAAATTAATGATTTAGagcccgtgcatcgcacgggtataatcaCTAGTGTATACttggaggacgttttttgctaattttgaagtttggggacgattttcgtaggaaggcaatagttgggggaccaaaagtgcaattaagccaaaaataaaaaataataatataaccaTATATGAAGGAAATGCAAAGAACTGATAACGTGAACTTTAAAAACACCAACCTCTATTTGAAATGGTGACTAATAGTAGAGGATTTCACAGAAATGGATCCTCTCCAGATCAAAGGTTCTTCCAGCTATTCTCCAGCAAAATCCCGACctattgtttttttattttttacaactTAATAGGCTAACATTTCCTAATGATTTTATCTGTCAAAGTTGGTTTAATTTATAGGCAGGAGTGTATCCAAATCATAATTTCACCACCACCTATTGCCTAATGCTTAGATTCacgtttaaatttaaaaatttatctattttttatCACAAGAATTAATCCGTTAACTATTTTTCCATAATCATAAAAGTTTACCAAACTATAACCAATTCCTTTTAAAGCTCAAATAAATAGAAAGAATCAAACTAACCAATTCTATTGTTTTATTAGATGGAAAATTCGTAAGAGTAGATAAATATATGACAATTCTTCTGTTGgaaactaaattaaaatttttcaaTGAATTTTATGGAAAAATTCTTCTGTTGGAAatctaattgaaaaaaaataccaGGTTCACAACAAATTTATTTTGGATTTCTTAAGGCATATAGGCATATAGCGATGCGTTGCTTCACCTAAATATATGACAATTCTTCTGTTGCGCTTTTAAtgttttcaaatattttctttccatttgacgaaaaatatgttttctttcctaaataaaataaaatctatcAAACATGTCCTTATTGCTCTATCTTTTTATGGCCAAAATTGGGTATGAATTGAAAAATTACTCTAATGTTATATTTCACATAACTTTAACGTATACTTAATTCTATTACTAACTTACAACAATATTACTTAAGAGTATGTATGAATTTATGTCAATTTTCAATTTATCTTTTATCATGAAAATCAATTTATCGTACCCGtaagatagctcaagtggtaggagttgggggacatatgagttcgGTACGGGGAGGCTCAGGGATCGATCCCAACATGCACTCATTCTTGTCCGAGCTCCTATGCTACTAGCAAGAATCAAATTAATCAATTCTATTTATAATGTTATTAAATGTAAAATTTGTAACAGTGAATAAACATAAAGAAGTATCaggaaaatttgaaatgaagtATTCTGCAAAAATTTAAGATTTCATGGGAAAAATCAGGATGACAACAATTAAAATAAtacaatataattattttttctgtttttttaccTAGTGTAGTGAGTTGTTCTTTTTTTGAAATCGTATTGAGTTGTTGCTTCATCAACTATTATGCTTTTACacttttcaaatatttttttccctcaaaaaacatattttattttttaatataaaaagtatctcaaacatgtccttttttttttgaacgtctCAAACATGTCCTTATTCCTCTGTCTTTTAGGGGTAAAATCGTGTATAAATAACTTATACTTTACATGATCTTATACACGATATCTCGTTTAAAGTTTCAATTATCCTTttttaacataaaaattaatttattaacttTTACCATAATCatcaaaaaatttcaaatttctgAACATGCACTAATTCTTGTCAAAGCTCATGTAACTAGTAAGAATCAAGTTAATCAATTCTATTATGATATTAAATAGGAAATTTATAAGGATAAATAAATACAAAGAAATTTTCCCATTGGAAAccaaattataatatttaaatgatattttccagaaaagttataaatttaatagaaaATAACCAGGttcaccaaaaataaaataaaagtataaTTTAACTTATTGTTATCTTTCGTTTTATAATATTACCTTAAAAAACAATTATTGTTTTCTGCCTTTGTATTAATGCGTTGCTTCATCACACACttctcaaataatttttttcatttgaaaaaatagtttttcaaataaataaatacaaagAAATTTTCCCATTGGAAAccaaattataatatttaaatgATATTTTCCAGAAAAGTTATAAATTTAATACAAAATAACCAGgttcagaaaaaataaaaaataacttattGTTATCTTTCGTTTTATAATATTACCTTAAAAAACAATTATTGTTTTCTGCCTTTGTATTAATGCGTTGCTTCATCACACACTtctcaaataattttttcatttgaaaaaatagtttttcTCTCCTAAAAATATCTTCCAAACATGCCCCTATTTCTCTACTTTTTTAGGGGTAAAATAGTGTAAGAatggaaaaattattgtaaataacttttactttaaaaaaacttatattTTAACTTTTTCCATCGTCATATAAAAATTCACAAGTTTTCTTGAAGTtcacatattcttgtcaacatATCAAAGCTAATGTACGTAACTAGAAAGAATCAAATTAATCAATTCTATTATTTTATCACACATGGAAAATTTGTAAGggtaaatatatattaaaaaaatctaaattaaaatatttaaatcaaTTTGTATTAAAAAACTTGGAGATTTAATGGAAAGAAACAGGTCCATAACTAATGAAAAAGGAATATGTTATTCTTGCTTTCTTAAGACGCGATCAGGGCTGGCCCAATGGCAAAGCAACCCAAGCAAAGACTTTAggtccaaaaaaaatattttttactaaGTAGAAAAAgacccaattttttttgttaatactAAGTCAAGAAGGCCCAAAAAAACCAAACATTATTactaagttaattttttttaccgaGTCAGAAAGACCAAAAAATAATGTTTTACTTTAAAGTTTGTTCTAGGCCTCATTTAGTATTGGGGCGACCCTTGACCCAATGTAGCATTGTGTTGCTTCATCAACCGTTGTGCTTTTACActtttcaaatattttctttttgtttgaaAAAACACATGATAAAATCTTGTATGAGTTGAAAATTGATGCAAATAATTTATGTTATGTGATTTGGACTTTTATGTCATTCTACTATTAATTTACAACTATATTATTTAAGAGTGTGTTTGGGATTTGAGACTCCACTGTGTCGCACGAGAGGCCGCCTAAGGAAGATTATTGGTCGAGGAAGGAACAAAAAGGTCCTTGGTTTCTCTCTGGGTCGGCAGAAGAAGAGGGTGTTTGA contains:
- the LOC130724861 gene encoding putative F-box protein At1g67623, translated to MTYSILVKWARHKRRSTRKGSHSTSTIKILLRDLLVEVVAKVASHSLIDLQNIKRCCKGFLDASEDSYVWQRVSLDTFLLIQWLPNDEVSSFLKRCRKCGNIESLYREGLREYFDYPNGKIDGLEMLKVAAQKGHKEAKYVCGMILLCSKHKELRKQGLEYMRQLRNSKCVVSSRKKVKQLVGSVWKNNGMLKRNQSPLFNSKSTCKGWKVKTGIWILLDDDDDDNNNGDDISLCEYCRWDHELEFFYQVFNVH